In Bubalus kerabau isolate K-KA32 ecotype Philippines breed swamp buffalo chromosome 4, PCC_UOA_SB_1v2, whole genome shotgun sequence, one DNA window encodes the following:
- the KCNJ2 gene encoding inward rectifier potassium channel 2: MGSVRTNRYSIVSSEEDGMKLATLAVANGFGNGKSKVHTRQQCRSRFVKKDGHCNVQFINVGEKGQRYLADIFTTCVDIRWRWMLVIFCLAFVLSWLFFGCVFWLIALLHGDLDASKESKACVSEVNSFTAAFLFSIETQTTIGYGFRCVTDECPVAVFMVVFQSIVGCIIDAFIIGAVMAKMAKPKKRNETLVFSHNAVIAMRDGKLCLMWRVGNLRKSHLVEAHVRAQLLKSRITSEGEYIPLDQIDINVGFDSGIDRIFLVSPITIVHEIDEDSPLYDLSKQDIDNADFEIVVILEGMVEATAMTTQCRSSYLANEILWGHRYEPVLFEEKHYYKVDYSRFHKTYEVPNTPLCSARDLAEKKYILSNANSFCYENEVALTSKEEDDSENGVPESTSTDTPPDIDLHNQASVPLEPRPLRRESEI; this comes from the coding sequence ATGGGCAGCGTGCGCACCAACCGCTACAGCATCGTCTCATCGGAGGAGGACGGCATGAAGCTGGCCACCCTGGCGGTGGCCAACGGGTTTGGGAATGGCAAGAGCAAAGTCCACACCCGCCAGCAGTGCAGGAGCCGCTTCGTGAAGAAGGACGGACACTGCAACGTGCAGTTCATCAACGTGGGCGAGAAGGGCCAGCGGTACCTGGCCGACATCTTCACCACGTGCGTGGACATCCGCTGGCGGTGGATGCTGGTCATCTTCTGCCTGGCTTTCGTGCTCTCCTGGCTCTTCTTCGGCTGTGTGTTTTGGTTGATCGCGCTGCTCCACGGGGACCTGGATGCGTCCAAGGAGAGCAAAGCCTGTGTGTCCGAGGTCAACAGCTTCACGGCTGCCTTCCTTTTCTCCATCGAGACGCAGACCACCATCGGCTACGGCTTCCGCTGCGTCACAGACGAGTGCCCCGTGGCCGTCTTCATGGTGGTCTTTCAGTCCATCGTGGGCTGCATCATCGACGCCTTCATCATCGGTGCGGTAATGGCCAAGATGGccaagcccaagaagagaaacgAGACGCTGGTCTTCAGCCACAACGCCGTGATTGCCATGAGGGACGGCAAGCTCTGCCTCATGTGGCGGGTGGGCAACCTCCGCAAGAGCCACTTGGTGGAGGCACACGTGCGTGCGCAGCTCCTCAAGTCCAGAATCACCTCCGAGGGGGAGTACATCCCCCTGGATCAGATAGACATCAACGTGGGCTTCGACAGCGGCATTGACCGCATATTTCTGGTGTCTCCCATCACCATCGTCCATGAGATCGATGAGGACAGTCCTCTGTACGATCTGAGCAAGCAGGACATCGACAATGCAGACTTTGAGATCGTGGTCATCCTCGAGGGTATGGTGGAGGCCACGGCCATGACCACGCAGTGCCGGAGCTCGTACCTGGCCAACGAGATCCTCTGGGGTCACCGCTACGAGCCGGTCCTCTTCGAGGAGAAACACTACTACAAAGTGGACTACTCCAGGTTCCACAAGACGTACGAAGTCCCCAACACGCCCCTGTGCAGCGCTAGGGACTTAGCGGAGAAGAAATACATCCTGTCGAACGCTAACTCGTTTTGCTACGAAAATGAGGTCGCCCTCACAAGCAAAGAGGAAGACGACAGTGAAAACGGGGTCCCTGAGAGCACAAGCACGGACACGCCCCCGGACATAGACCTGCACAACCAGGCCAGTGTACCTCTGGAGCCCAGGCCGTTACGACGGGAGTCGGAGATATGA